From the Labeo rohita strain BAU-BD-2019 chromosome 21, IGBB_LRoh.1.0, whole genome shotgun sequence genome, the window cataaacGAATCCTAAAAAAGTCACAGTTCCCACAAAAATTTCAGCAGcgaaaacagttttcaacattaatattgttgttattgttataagAGCTGATATTGCTATAAGAGTTATTACCAAAGGCTATTTTCTTGCCAAAAACAGAGTAGTTTACAGTGcaataacaatgaacaacagaGCTCTTTTAGAAAAACTTTGGCCTGTGTAAGTTGTTTtttgtatgttaaaatataaatagtttaaattataaacaatgccaaatacatacagaaataattttatttgtcagtaatatgtttatgtaataaTGCCTAATTTAATCAAAGGACATGATCCACATATGCACAGCATTGCATTTCTTATGTTTTCCGTATTAACTGTGTATTGCCTCTTGAATATGGCCTGAGCAAAATGTAAAAGGTAAAATCGAATCCCTCTTTCTGTTTTGTGCAATGATTCTGTTAAATGACTTAACTAGTCATAATAAGAGATTGTGTCACACTAATCACAGTCATGTTTAAGATTGAATTAAATGAACATAGCGCTTTTATAGTTTAAAGACAATCCAGCCATATGCTGGCCAAAAATATCAAGACTCCTTTCAGATActttcatttgaaaatgaaagatACTCATTCTTTTGCTGTATGAAGCAGCTATGACTAAACTAGAaagcattttaaacaaaacaaaagtccCTTGTATTATATTACTTATTAATAATGGTGTTTAGAACAAGATCccattttacaacaaaataaataagtatagaGAAATCCTTTTCAGAGTTTTCATTGTAAACAGTTGAATGTGAGAATGTTGCAAAGATAAGCATCTAAATGTCAACTGGGCTTTTACccccccttttttaaaaaaaaaagcagtttggGTTGGTTGTTCTTGCCTGAGGTGACGAGTGTCCTATTGTTAACTACTATAACATAGGAAAAAGGGAGAGGCTTCTCTATAGCATTTACtgaatgtgttaaaatatttcaggcCATTAAGCAAAACCTGGTCCTGCCTGTAAGCTCATATGGATGTATAACACAAAACTACACATCTCATAGACGTTTGCTTGTTTATATATGGTTCTGCATACAGGATGAAGTCCTCGCTGTATCAAAAAAGATTGTGGTCAGAGTGGAGGATCTGGTGAAGTGGACTTGTCAGGAACCACCGCAGTGGAAGCGCAGCAGTCAAAACATTCACGAGTCTCAGAAGTCTGATGGGTCACAAGATGCTAGTTATCCACAGGAAGGAAAAACGAAGAGTGAGGGTAAGTAACAGATGAAAAATCctgaagtgtgtgtttgtttgtttatttttaagcatgTAAAGACCGTttaaagttggggaagaaacaattattattcatttgcCAAGCTGACAAAATGTAAAGTGATGTGGTTTCATGTAATTAACATTCAACAGGCCCAGGTCTCTTGCCTTATTTATTAAAAGGCAAATAAGCATGaattttgactgtatttttattcatttggttTAATGTTGACCAAGAATGAgtgacaaaattatattttcaatggTAAAATACACgcacacaaaatgtattttttttgtggttgtggaaaaaatgcatacatgtTTGATTCAGACCAGTTCTGTtagtattatgtaaataatgtaatagcatttgtttgtttatttatttatttatttgtggttTTAGTATTAGCAGTTTAAAACTTCAGCTTAAACTTGTGTCAGTTAGTTGcaactatttttaactattttatatatatatatatatttttgttttatttcagttttcgataaacaaaaataaataaatagaaatatgtaataataaatatgtatttattataatttttatagaatctatattatatataaataaaactattttgtacataacatatttctcttaaatatatacatgaatttgtgtttatttatatatacataataattacacgcagtacacacacatatattaggcaaactcaaacttttattttgtatgcgatgaATCACAATTAATCTGAATAAAAATCACAAGTACATCTTACCTCGTGCTTATGAAACTAGTGCTGTTTGACAGCTTTTGTCAGGAAGTGAATAAAGAGAGTAAAAATTGCCTGTTGTCTATTTTTCATCCTAAAACCAATTCAACACACTACATTGGAGTAAGAAGCAAAAAACAACAGTGTAAATCATGCTTGAAGGCAGCATTAGATCAGTTTTCCTGTCCGGATATTCCCATGCCCCTACAGGTTCATAATGGAACTGCAGGGGTTTTGTGAAATActgagaattttatttatttatttttttttaagtttacctttttttttttttttcttttttttttttaaatgtattttattgaaaGGTCAGAGAGGTTTATGTTCATTTTACATAAACATTTCCTTGTTTATAGTATTCTGAAAACATCACAACCCTGAAGTCTGATAATGCAACTTAGAAGCCCTGAGACTGTAGTAGTCATATTTTCATGCTATTTCAATAtgtagttattatttatttaatttgcattagAGCATGACAGCTGACCTGATTGTGATGGTACTGATCATcgttttacattaaattaattgtttCTAAATGTATAGACTGAcacttttgttttgtgttctcTTGCAGATGAGCCTCCAGTATTACAGCAGAAGGTTAAAATTCTCAGTTACCCCCAGTACTGCCGCTTTCGATCCCTTCAAAGACGTGTCTCAGATCAGGCTAGCTCCCCTAGTCTGCAGGACCCTCACCTGCTGGCTCTAGGGGGGGATAAAAGTGGCCCTTCACAACACACGAGTCCTCTACTGCCGGGATACTTTCAACCACCCTACTCTAGACAGCAATGCTAGCATTCTGACACAGCTTGGTAAGTACTACACTCTTGTTGGATTGTGACCATAAGCTTTGTTGTGTTTTGGCAGGCTAATTCAGTTGTCAAACATTTAACCAAGAACTTAAATTACAGACATATTAGTCAAAATGACTaatatgtgagcctggaccacaagaccagtcgtaagggtcagttttttttttaaatttacatttatacatcatctgaaagctaaataagctttccattgatgtacggtttgttaggatagggcagtatttggccaagatacaactatttgaaaatttggaatctaagggtgcaaaaaaatcaagattctgagaaaatcgcctttaaagttgtccaaattaagttcttagcaatacatattactaatcaaaaattaagctttgatatatttacagtaggaaatttaccaaatatcttcatggaacatgatctttacttaatatcctaatgatttttggcataaataaaaaaataaataataatttggacccatacagtgtatttttggatgttgctacaaataaacccgtgctacttaagactggttttgtggtccagggtcacatataacttGGGTGTTACAATACAGTGTATACAGGGTGAAAATGTTAGGCATGCAGTGTCACTTCATGATATGtcacttaaattattttaatagaagaccctttaaattattattaaagttaaagTTTTCGTTAGTAGTCGACTATTTGATTTGTTCttaatctgttgtttttatctgttcattactttatttgtatttgtaactTGCTATGCTACTATCTTTGCttgaataaatgcatgaaatatTTGATTAAGTGTTTACTTAATTGAGAAATACTTAAAGGctacatgtcatttttatttgaattcatttatattaatatttgaataaaaacaattgAGTTCAGTTATTAGTATTGAGAAAagtgtaatttgtatttaatagtGCAGTGTTGGTGTTGTGACAACTCCAATATGTAGTGTGTAttctttgattttaattttaactcaGCTGAATGCTCAAAATGGTTGCTTTATTGGTTGCGTTTATTGTACGTTAATAATGTCCGCAGTACTTAAAATCAAATGGGACTGTTTCACTTTTTGTAATGTcatgaggaagaaaaaaaaaaagcattgttgCCCTAAGGACGCTATATGTTTTTGTCCCAGGATGCTCCTCTCTTAGTCTGAAAGGGCGACCTCGTAAAAGAAAGGGCAGGGATGGCAAAGACGGTGATCAACAAAACCATAACCATTTGTCTGAGTCATGGATGGAAAGGATGAAGGTATGCTGTGGAGTTTGCAACATAGTTTCAGACATCTTAATAGAATACAATTCTGATGACTAAACAGGATGTTTTAAGATTTTGAACAAATGGTGAAGTATACCGTGACGTCCCTGTGTGCttcctgttttgttttaacTTCGATGTCTTGACTTCCTTTCACACCATTTGTGTCTTTTTGactctttaatgtcactttttcTTTCATAATCTTGTGCGTTTCAGTTTGCCAATTTCTGTAAACAATTTTAGATAAAATGctgaattattatattatattatgttatattatattatgaaagGGTCCGgtctggtttaaaaaaaaaaaaaaacagatcagggattaatcatattattacaaaatttgaTTTGAAGAAAAATTTGAAGAAGATTTGAagaaaatagaaacagaaaatgttCAAGGCTGAGTAGTTCCAGttcctgtttttgtgttttaaaatacatatgcaAGCATATATCATCAAAATACCTTATTGGAGAACACCACTGCTGTTTTTCATGCTCTACCTACAATATCCAATATTAACTAATGCAAGCTAACTAGCTACTTGGCTGACATTGCGTAGCTACTCAGCCTGCAAAGCTTCAAAACAACCCTGATTGTTGGGTTGTATGATTGATTTTAAAAGTTAAGATTACAATTGCCTGTGACCTCTACACAAGTATATACCATAGCTTAGCAACTTTGAACTTATGGTAGGTCTATCTTGAAAGGTTTTATGCATTGTCTATAAAAATTTTGAATGGGATTTTAAGTTAATGCGGTCACATTTACCATTTGTTTAGCAAATTTTCATCTGTGAAATCAGGAATTTTCATGAAAGTGAAAGATTTCCCAACATCGATTTTGCCACTGTGTCACTGCATTGACCAAAAGAAATCTGCTTGGTTTGAATTGGGGATTTGTGCTTCTTATGCTGCTACAATACTGACAATAGACAATTGACTTTTTGTTTGTGACCACACCTTAATGTTCCTATTTATCAGTTACTTAAGGAAAGATCTTCACCTAATGTTTTTAACTAATTCCTGTAGGAGAATGTGATGGGCAGTGTGGAGATGCATTGGGATGGGAACTGGCTTCCACATCCAGAGGAGCAGCTCTTCCTGGATCAGCTGTATTTCTTTATGGAGCGCCGGGGTTCCCCTATAAGCAAAGTTCCCAACCTAGGTTTCAAAAAGAGTATGTATACATAACTGATATTTAAGAATCACTTCAATGTAGTTTTTTCCAACTGAACTCAATAATTAACCAAGCTGTCTTCCTATTTGTCCACAGTTGACCTTTTCCTCATGTATTCAGTTGTAAAAAGACTAGGGGGCTATGAGAGGGTAAGTTTATCATGTTGTTTCATTACTTGGCCCTGCTGAGTAAGCTGTAATCCATCATAACAGAGTGAAAGTGATAGTGGTGATCTCAATAGTGTAAGTGAGAATAATTGTCCTTCCCATCACCTGCAGGTGACATCGCATCGTTTGTGGAAGACCGTGTATAATGAGTTGGGTGGAAGCCCAGGCAGCACCAGCGCTGCCACCTGCACCAGAAGGCATTATGAAAGGTGAGCTTGAGGCTCTGATTACAGCAACAGTTCATTCCTGCTGTATCAAAGGGCTTTGCTCAACTAACTGATTTCTCTGTCAATCAATTCTAGGCTGATGCTCCCTTATGAACTGCATGTAAGGGGAGAAAACACAGAACTTGGCAAGCCTAGAGCTACATTTGTCTCACCCACTACCATCAAAAAGACTGTGCGGGGCAGAGGCGTGTCAAACACCCCAAAAAAGAATGCAGTTACCAACCAGGTGAGGATTTTACTTATCTGTAACACAGGAAAAGAGAAATGCTGATTCTTTTGTTCGGTACGTGCAAGTTCTCTGAATacagtggttaaaaaaaaaccataaagCCACACAGGAAAAGCAGCTTGACTGACATGAAGTAAAGAATCAATATACTGTATGCAGTTGATCTGATATACATTATGCCACACCTCTGTAgagaaaaacacttaaaaatgtgaTGATGACCTGATAAAAATAGCTGTGTGCACTCAGATTTTGTGTAACACCATCCTATCGTATTATATCCAACTTTTATCAAAAAATACTTTGCATTTTTTGTGcaatatgcattagtaaaataaaaaaaaattcttttttgtGCTACATTTTCAGACCTCACCACCAGATGGTGCTGTTGTTGTACGCAAAAGAGGAAGACCGCCTGGAAAACGCAATGCCAAAGTTCTGGCCAGAGGCAGAGTTGGAAGACCGCCCTTGCACCCCAAACCTCCCTTAGAGAAACCAGCAAGACCCCATCAAGAGATTGTCCAGCCGATGACTATTTTTCAAGAACTGAAGCTCACCAAGCATCCTCATGGCCAAGGTCTGTCGCTCGTATCCTCTACACCAGTGCCCCACCAACCTGTGCTGGGGCGAGATGTGAAGATGGAGACTGTAGAACCTCAAGCTCCTTCTTTTCTGTCAGTTCCTTGCAAATTAATAGCAGGTGGTTCACTAGAAGGATTCAGTCCTACTAAAGGACTTTGTCCTTTGGATCTCTTCCGAGCCCGACTAGGTCTTAATGGAGCGAGTACTCATGAGGTAACTCCTCAAGATTCTTCCACGCCCCACCAGACAATTATGGTGCATCAGCCCAAAGTCAGTACGCCTGAGACTCCTGAGAGTCCCCAGCACCAGTGTTCAGGGTGTAGTTCGGATGCCTCGTTGCAGAACGGAGGACTCGCCGTGACTAGAGCTCCCCTGCCCCCTCTTAGGATCCTCCCGCTGGACATCGGCTGCAGTCTGCAGTTGCGTCAACTGATGCGCACCCGTCTTGGCTCGACACACATGAACACCTTCACCAAGCGACTTTCTGAAGTTCTGGCTCAGGATCTAAGCAAGGCCTCCCAACCCAATGGAAGTATTCCTCAAGACCAATCGCTCCCGCTGAACCTGAGCAAGCGAGCCATTACCAAAAGGTCTGCTGGAGACGTGGAGCTTGTGGAACTTGCAGAACTGCAGAGTCGGGATGACCAGTTATTGACCAAAAGGCCAAAGATGGAAGGCGAGGATCTCGGAGGATCTCTGAAGTGGAATGGCACGTCCCTTCTGGTGCCTTTGAACCAAGATGAGCCAGCTGATCTTAGCTCTCCCAGCAGGGCCAGAGCTTTAGTTCAGGACAGGACCAATGTGGCTTTGACTCTTCCTGAGGCTACTTGTTTCTCCTTAGTGCCCCACTTGGATGTCCCACCTGAAAAGCCCTCCAGTATTGGTGCTTCCCCGGACACTCTACCTTGTATTTATCATCTGAAACAAGGGGAAGACAAGACCAGCACAATCTCAGTGACAGTTAAGAAAGAACCAGAGAGCGCATCTCTGGATCCAGATCTAGAACCTCAACCAAACAGTGACCTCTACTCGCAGTGTGTACCTACTGATGACATCAAAGAGTCGGACGCAGTTTCCTCTCTCAAAGTACTTTCTAGTTCCCTCATTTCGAAGCCATCAAGCTGTTAGCATACAGACTTGGGAGCGCTTGCTACTTTATCACTCCTTTCTGCTCTGCCTTTCCCGTGGACACGTTTGTGTTGTGTATGATCAAAGAGACAGTTCTGCAGATGCGTTGCTATCTGCTAAGTACCTGCTTTTAAAACACTACTAAACTTTGAACTGATGCAGGTGGCCATGGTTCTACCAAAGATAAGGTGCCTTGAACTTGATTAGTctatattttagtacttttaagttgaaacaTATGCTGTAGTTAGTGGATCATCAAATGGCCAGCCAATAAAGGACACATGACTCGATTGAATTAAATGACTCATGGAGCATTTGATTTCTTTGAAACATACAggtatttaagaaaaacaaggACTCAGAATCTGGGTCCAGTTACTGTTGGATCCAGATATCAAACACatattgtgacatcattgcagaaGATTCGGTCagctactgtatttttttttttttctttcttaaatataaatgctttgtttataaattgtaatttgtttttattttatgatgaaAGCAGTGTCATTTTGTGGGTGTAGGTCATAATCGtttattatttatctgttttaCTCCTTTATCTCAGTTCTTCTTCACTGTTCTTAGGCAGTGTGATTTTCTCCTCTTTATGTGTATTTGTTAAACTTTGCTATTTAAGAAAAGGCCTCCGTATGACCTCTGTGCTGGATTTTATCATTTTCCATAGCTACTCGTTTTAAAACAATGTACTGTATTGTGCAAATAGTATGCATATTTTGGGTCCCAATgcaaatttcctttttttttctatcatttaaaagtgtattttattaacatatagTCATATATTGTAGGTAATTACTATTTGTGACATCATTTATAGACATCATTGATATGTGTTTACAAAGAAACTTATGTAGAGCCGCCTGTTGTGAGAAAATGGATAACTTAATTTGCTTTTCACTCCTCCTTTTAGACTGACCTCTCTTAATGCAATGTATTTCACAGGTTTACAGAtgacaaattatattttcataatttacactCAGTTTGCTACAATGAACAGTAATTAATTGCTTGTGTAAAACATGTATGATCATTCTTTATTAATCTGTTGGTcgtatttttctttcatttaatttctgtaCTTGAAAGACAGCCAAACAGAACGCTAATccttatttaatgttaatgtataaACTGTTGTAATACCACCaggttacaattttttttccttattttgcaTGCTTATGCTAATGGGACATGGACTCTGTGACAGATCGTCATTGCAGACATGTTTAAACactgaatatttataataaaaaaatatatacttacattgttttactttaatgaagcaaatgcaaaaattaatatatttcaacGTTTCTTACATTACAAAGAGATAAtgccatttatcattttatagtaACAACAGCGGCaaccggtaacactttattttacagtttcttaattagttgcttattagcatgcatattgcATACATATtaccagccgaggaagaagggtcttatctaacaaaacgatcgagcattttcgaaacaaattgacaatttatataccttttacctcaaatgctcttgtctcgtctctgcggtGCGCATGCGTATtttgtgtaatccgggtcaatagttagggtatgtcgaaaaactcccgtctcgttttcttcttcaacgtcaaaatcatcctacatcgctgttctaccttttttttttttttgtaaagggcgtttgatctcctttgtatgttcactttgtaaacattgacTTGGTACTTtagtatgggattatttttgtgccaataagaatgaacgtaactttataaaactgaacgtaactttccaagaaacgatcaaaaatatgccactg encodes:
- the zgc:77151 gene encoding LOW QUALITY PROTEIN: AT-rich interactive domain-containing protein 5B (The sequence of the model RefSeq protein was modified relative to this genomic sequence to represent the inferred CDS: deleted 1 base in 1 codon), translated to MEQSTIQWLGAPSCLRGSFAFYKSVGCKQASGGPTQVWKLGEFYFMRCGPQEPVCIAEVTLLWEDQTQRRLLASSRLYFLPEDTPKGRAVEHGEDEVLAVSKKIVVRVEDLVKWTCQEPPQWKRSSQNIHESQKSDGSQDASYPQEGKTKSEDEPPVLQQKVKILSYPQYCRFRSLQRRVSDQASSPSLQDPHLLALGGIKVALHNTRVLYCRDTFNHPTLDSNASILTQLGCSSLSLKGRPRKRKGRDGKDGDQQNHNHLSESWMERMKENVMGSVEMHWDGNWLPHPEEQLFLDQLYFFMERRGSPISKVPNLGFKKIDLFLMYSVVKRLGGYERVTSHRLWKTVYNELGGSPGSTSAATCTRRHYERLMLPYELHVRGENTELGKPRATFVSPTTIKKTVRGRGVSNTPKKNAVTNQTSPPDGAVVVRKRGRPPGKRNAKVLARGRVGRPPLHPKPPLEKPARPHQEIVQPMTIFQELKLTKHPHGQGLSLVSSTPVPHQPVLGRDVKMETVEPQAPSFLSVPCKLIAGGSLEGFSPTKGLCPLDLFRARLGLNGASTHEVTPQDSSTPHQTIMVHQPKVSTPETPESPQHQCSGCSSDASLQNGGLAVTRAPLPPLRILPLDIGCSLQLRQLMRTRLGSTHMNTFTKRLSEVLAQDLSKASQPNGSIPQDQSLPLNLSKRAITKRSAGDVELVELAELQSRDDQLLTKRPKMEGEDLGGSLKWNGTSLLVPLNQDEPADLSSPSRARALVQDRTNVALTLPEATCFSLVPHLDVPPEKPSSIGASPDTLPCIYHLKQGEDKTSTISVTVKKEPESASLDPDLEPQPNSDLYSQCVPTDDIKESDAVSSLKVLSSSLISKPSSC